In Pseudomonadota bacterium, the following are encoded in one genomic region:
- a CDS encoding AMP-binding protein, giving the protein MFTDFSLKNAIKLRNTDPETVSAIQVELLKEHIRQAAKAPYYRNLLDSTGCNPDDFSSLADLRAIPLTDRHDLEQNPADFHAISPALMADLALTSGTTGDSVMIPYSANDLKRLAFNETIGFWGTGIRPGDRILLCVTIDRCFIAGLAYYSGLVELGATAIRSGPGQPARQWDLIQKLQPDGMVGVPSFLLRIASWARENGIDPGKSGIRSIVTIGEPVRKADHSLTALGRDLESAWGGRIFSSYGATEMETAFCECQAFQGSHIHPELMLVEIIDDQGNLVPAGHPGEVVVTPMGVEGLPLLRFRTGDIARLHTAPCSCGWQTPRLGAIEGRLAQRLKVKGTTLYPEMIFQALQEIPGVEASYIEVRSSYDLADEITVIVGADEPIDKVTINEFLQARLRVRPDVIIRKKADVLNVMEKAGGHKLKKFFDLR; this is encoded by the coding sequence ATGTTTACGGATTTCTCACTGAAAAACGCCATAAAGCTCAGAAACACCGACCCTGAAACAGTCAGTGCTATCCAGGTTGAGCTGTTAAAAGAGCATATCAGGCAGGCTGCCAAGGCGCCGTATTACAGAAATCTTCTCGATTCTACCGGCTGCAATCCCGACGATTTCAGTTCCCTTGCCGATCTGCGCGCGATCCCACTCACCGATCGTCACGATCTTGAACAGAATCCTGCTGATTTCCATGCCATATCACCGGCATTAATGGCGGATCTGGCCCTCACTTCAGGGACCACCGGCGACAGTGTGATGATTCCGTATTCAGCAAACGACTTAAAAAGACTTGCCTTTAATGAAACCATCGGTTTCTGGGGAACAGGGATCCGCCCCGGCGACAGAATCCTGCTCTGCGTCACCATCGACCGTTGTTTTATTGCCGGTCTTGCTTATTATTCAGGTCTTGTAGAGCTTGGCGCTACAGCTATCCGTAGCGGCCCTGGGCAACCGGCCAGGCAATGGGATCTTATCCAGAAGCTTCAACCAGACGGCATGGTGGGTGTCCCTTCATTTTTGCTGCGAATTGCCTCGTGGGCCAGGGAAAATGGTATAGACCCCGGCAAATCAGGAATCCGATCCATCGTGACAATCGGCGAACCGGTGCGGAAAGCCGACCATTCACTGACCGCCCTGGGCAGAGATCTTGAAAGCGCATGGGGCGGAAGGATTTTCTCCTCCTACGGGGCCACTGAAATGGAAACGGCATTCTGCGAATGCCAGGCTTTTCAGGGGAGCCATATCCATCCGGAACTGATGCTGGTGGAGATCATCGATGACCAGGGAAACCTTGTTCCGGCAGGGCATCCCGGCGAGGTCGTGGTCACCCCCATGGGTGTCGAAGGCCTGCCGCTTCTGCGCTTCCGTACCGGTGACATCGCCCGCCTCCATACGGCTCCCTGCTCCTGCGGCTGGCAGACCCCCAGACTGGGAGCAATTGAAGGCAGGCTGGCCCAGCGCCTGAAAGTCAAGGGCACTACCCTGTATCCTGAAATGATTTTCCAGGCCCTCCAGGAAATCCCCGGTGTTGAAGCTTCATATATCGAAGTCCGCTCATCCTATGACCTTGCCGATGAAATAACCGTTATAGTCGGAGCCGACGAACCTATTGACAAAGTTACAATAAACGAGTTTTTACAGGCCCGCCTCCGTGTCCGCCCGGATGTGATAATCAGAAAAAAAGCCGACGTCCTCAATGTGATGGAAAAGGCCGGTGGACATAAATTGAAAAAATTCTTCGATCTACGTTAA
- a CDS encoding radical SAM protein — MKCFGEHWGLEFSPEEIAEARAKNGLLSLELELSRACNLRCIYCYAASGLPQENELTFEEVLSAADQAIDLGARKIIILGGGEPLLYPRVFEVMDHILNRNIKVDLFTNGMLITPERAKMLYEREISVVVKMNSRNAETQDFLAGHKGTFEAIEKGLKNLLAAGYPDEEHALGVETIICRQNYQELPDLWRWARQQGIIPYVEMMTMQGRALENRDLEVPMEDIQKLFETLAEIDARDFGNKWTPHPPLAASQCARHEYSCTITAIGEVNPCPGVNVLVGNIREHSLKDILSSSKVIHELRNIRTNIKGRCGECHFGEYCYGCRGHAYQVTGDYLAEDPLCWLEVQAAKTAEGSK, encoded by the coding sequence ATGAAATGCTTTGGTGAACACTGGGGGTTAGAGTTCTCCCCTGAGGAAATAGCAGAAGCCCGTGCTAAAAACGGACTTCTTTCCCTGGAACTGGAATTGTCAAGAGCCTGCAATTTACGCTGTATTTATTGCTACGCTGCTTCAGGCCTGCCCCAGGAAAATGAATTAACCTTTGAAGAAGTCTTGAGCGCCGCTGACCAGGCCATTGATCTCGGGGCCCGGAAAATTATTATTCTCGGCGGCGGCGAACCCCTTCTTTACCCCCGTGTTTTTGAGGTAATGGATCATATCCTCAACAGAAACATCAAGGTGGACCTGTTTACAAACGGCATGCTGATCACCCCGGAACGGGCAAAAATGCTGTATGAGAGGGAAATTTCAGTAGTCGTTAAAATGAACAGCAGAAACGCTGAAACCCAGGATTTTCTTGCCGGCCATAAAGGCACTTTTGAAGCGATTGAAAAGGGGCTGAAAAATCTCCTTGCCGCAGGCTACCCCGATGAAGAACACGCCCTGGGTGTTGAAACGATAATCTGTCGACAGAATTATCAGGAGCTTCCGGATCTCTGGCGCTGGGCAAGACAGCAGGGAATTATCCCCTATGTTGAAATGATGACCATGCAGGGACGCGCCTTGGAAAATCGTGACCTTGAAGTTCCCATGGAGGATATTCAGAAGCTGTTTGAAACCCTTGCGGAAATAGATGCCAGAGATTTCGGCAATAAATGGACGCCCCATCCGCCCCTGGCTGCCTCACAATGCGCCCGCCATGAATATTCCTGCACAATAACCGCCATCGGCGAGGTCAATCCCTGCCCCGGGGTCAACGTTCTTGTCGGCAATATTCGCGAGCATTCCCTCAAAGATATCCTCAGCAGCAGCAAAGTTATTCACGAACTGCGAAACATCAGGACCAACATAAAGGGACGCTGCGGAGAATGCCATTTCGGAGAATACTGTTACGGTTGCCGCGGCCATGCATATCAGGTGACCGGAGATTATCTGGCAGAAGATCCACTCTGCTGGCTTGAGGTGCAGGCGGCAAAAACCGCTGAAGGCTCGAAGTAA
- a CDS encoding B12-binding domain-containing radical SAM protein: MKILLINPPNCGKSIPEERYGIDSIKQIFRGEPLALEVLAGNLDDHEVRIIDLKVEPGGLDSLLVDFIPDLAGITSVTCEANTVLILAEKVKKLSEALVIVGGIHASNDPEFFNKPNIDWVVLGLGKASFRELVQALETKGNTENIPGVAKTSPGKPLTYTKRNYSTLDLVDNKPPCYVLVEKYRDTYIMKSLGRKMGFVATAFGCPFACSFCCISGLTGRRYITHQTESVIRDIGLLGDIEIIRLLDANTFGDLDHARKLAQAVKEAGINKQFLADVRSDTVVSHPDLMREWKEIGLRAVIIGFEEISDEALKKLNKANKAEINTESIRILHDLGITVIGDFIISPDYDEQQFDALAGYIKDNKVDLPIPSVLTPLPGTQLFETLKEKIVISDLDYYTFTNAVIPTRLDEQVFYEKYAALIKESHKDAKL; encoded by the coding sequence ATGAAAATTCTTCTCATAAATCCGCCGAACTGCGGAAAAAGCATCCCGGAAGAACGCTACGGCATTGATTCCATCAAACAGATTTTTCGCGGTGAACCTCTGGCACTGGAAGTTCTTGCCGGCAATCTTGATGATCATGAAGTCAGGATAATCGACCTCAAGGTTGAACCGGGCGGCCTTGATTCTCTCCTGGTCGACTTCATTCCAGACCTTGCAGGAATTACCAGTGTCACTTGCGAAGCCAACACGGTGCTCATCCTTGCCGAAAAGGTAAAGAAACTCTCCGAAGCTCTTGTTATTGTGGGCGGCATCCATGCCAGCAATGATCCGGAGTTTTTCAATAAACCAAATATTGACTGGGTCGTTCTCGGACTCGGCAAGGCAAGTTTTCGTGAGCTGGTCCAGGCCTTAGAAACAAAAGGAAATACAGAAAATATCCCGGGAGTGGCCAAAACCAGTCCCGGAAAGCCGTTAACATATACAAAAAGAAATTACAGCACCCTGGATCTGGTAGACAACAAACCCCCGTGCTACGTGCTTGTTGAAAAGTACCGCGACACTTACATAATGAAATCTTTGGGCCGGAAAATGGGATTTGTCGCAACCGCCTTTGGCTGCCCTTTTGCCTGTTCTTTCTGCTGTATCTCGGGACTTACCGGCAGACGCTATATCACCCATCAAACTGAATCGGTGATCCGCGATATCGGCCTCCTTGGTGATATTGAAATAATTCGCCTCCTTGACGCCAACACCTTCGGAGATCTGGATCACGCAAGAAAGCTGGCACAAGCAGTCAAGGAAGCTGGCATCAACAAACAGTTTCTTGCTGACGTACGATCGGATACGGTTGTCAGCCATCCGGATCTGATGCGTGAATGGAAAGAAATCGGCCTGCGTGCGGTAATCATCGGCTTTGAAGAAATCAGCGATGAAGCGCTCAAGAAACTCAATAAAGCCAACAAGGCGGAAATCAATACGGAATCGATCCGCATCCTCCATGACCTTGGGATCACGGTGATCGGCGACTTTATTATTTCCCCTGATTATGACGAACAACAGTTTGACGCACTGGCCGGATATATTAAAGACAACAAGGTCGACCTGCCGATCCCGTCTGTGTTGACGCCTTTGCCGGGGACGCAATTATTCGAAACACTAAAGGAAAAAATTGTCATCAGCGACTTAGACTATTATACTTTTACCAACGCCGTGATTCCAACCAGGCTGGATGAACAGGTTTTTTATGAAAAATATGCGGCCCTGATCAAAGAGAGCCACAAGGACGCTAAACTCTGA
- a CDS encoding beta-ketoacyl-ACP synthase III → MEAYITDISSFLPNAPVGNDQMEEILGMVNQLPSRTRKIILRNNKIDTRYYAIDPATGKITHTNAQLAAEAIRKLNPHDNFSINEIKCLCCGTSSPDQLMPGHASMVHGELGSNPCEIVSTAGICLSGLTSLKYAVMNVALGLTENAVACGSENSSTFMRTQFCGAVDKKKAEELPKQPQLGFDADFLRWMLSDGAGALFVAGKKPADKLALKVDWIEILSFANLFETCMYAGANKNEDGSLTGWREYASLQESLNTGTFLVKQDVKLLNQEIMPASTHRALAKLIEKYNLKPEEIDWFLPHYSSDYFRKILYQHLEKIDFTIPYEKWFTNLYEMGNTGAASIFIIMEGLFKSGKLKKGDKLLCYIPESGRFSIGYVMLTVV, encoded by the coding sequence ATGGAAGCATATATAACCGACATTTCAAGTTTCCTGCCCAATGCACCGGTAGGAAACGATCAGATGGAAGAAATCCTCGGGATGGTCAATCAACTCCCCTCGCGGACCAGGAAAATCATCCTCAGAAACAACAAGATTGATACGCGATATTACGCCATTGACCCGGCCACGGGCAAAATAACCCACACCAATGCGCAGCTTGCCGCCGAAGCAATCCGTAAACTCAATCCCCACGATAATTTTTCCATCAACGAGATCAAATGCCTCTGCTGCGGCACTTCGTCGCCGGACCAGCTCATGCCGGGACACGCCTCAATGGTTCATGGCGAACTGGGGAGCAACCCCTGTGAAATCGTCAGCACGGCAGGCATCTGTCTTTCCGGACTTACCTCCCTCAAGTATGCGGTTATGAATGTCGCCCTGGGGCTTACGGAAAACGCAGTGGCATGCGGCTCGGAGAACTCATCGACGTTTATGCGGACTCAGTTCTGCGGCGCGGTTGACAAAAAAAAGGCGGAAGAACTTCCGAAGCAACCGCAGTTGGGCTTTGATGCCGATTTCCTGCGCTGGATGTTATCGGACGGCGCCGGGGCATTATTTGTTGCCGGGAAAAAACCTGCCGACAAACTGGCCCTCAAGGTGGACTGGATTGAAATTCTTTCCTTTGCCAACCTGTTTGAAACCTGTATGTACGCAGGGGCGAATAAAAATGAAGACGGCAGCCTTACGGGATGGCGCGAATATGCATCCCTCCAGGAATCGCTGAATACCGGCACCTTTCTGGTCAAGCAGGATGTGAAACTGCTGAATCAGGAGATCATGCCGGCTTCGACTCACCGTGCCCTTGCAAAACTCATTGAAAAATACAATTTAAAGCCAGAGGAAATAGACTGGTTCCTGCCCCATTATTCATCTGATTATTTCCGGAAAATTCTTTACCAGCACCTGGAAAAAATCGATTTCACCATCCCCTATGAAAAATGGTTCACCAACCTTTATGAAATGGGCAATACCGGCGCTGCATCAATTTTCATCATCATGGAAGGGCTGTTCAAATCCGGAAAGCTCAAAAAAGGCGACAAGCTTCTTTGCTATATCCCTGAGAGCGGCAGATTTTCAATCGGCTATGTAATGCTTACAGTGGTTTGA
- a CDS encoding acyl carrier protein yields the protein MNPLEQEILEMIVEVCKIAEPIPEDFSPEAPLIGPESPLGIDSLDAVEIVFTLQKRYNLRIDSEDRSREVLQSLKTLAGFVGSQREIKPL from the coding sequence ATGAATCCCCTGGAACAGGAAATACTCGAAATGATAGTGGAAGTATGTAAGATTGCAGAGCCGATACCAGAGGATTTTTCACCTGAAGCGCCGCTGATCGGCCCGGAATCTCCCCTTGGAATTGATTCTCTCGATGCAGTAGAAATTGTTTTTACGTTACAGAAGCGGTATAATCTGCGGATAGATTCTGAAGATCGCAGTCGCGAGGTCCTGCAGTCGCTCAAAACACTTGCCGGGTTTGTCGGCAGCCAACGAGAGATCAAACCACTGTAA
- a CDS encoding ABC transporter permease translates to MGRLFASAHKELLLLWRDRAGMLVLFVMPAVLVLVITLVQENIYKITGESQTNVLFVDNDKSDLGSAIENELKKLGAINLVKDLDGGMIDAESMIAAIQQGDYQFGVLVPEALTESLRKSARIEIERTFSQEKVSSEALTASDIVVYFDPAVRVGFRAAVINLVDRVVIRNEVKEKIAAFSEKLPGEIGRMIRETMGPIFERQFALGNPQMNFSWSEERIVAVREELAFKSGYERTPSSVQQNVPAWSLFGIFFIVVPMAGSLIVERQEGTLARLLTMPVSYLTLLSGKVMAYLLVCCCQFALIVLIGLYLLPVLGTPALEMGSGFLPVIAVLFSAALAATGYGIMLGTISRTFEQASMFGAISVVIAAALGGIMVPVYAMPKIMQQISVVSPLNWALEAFMDIFVRGGGISDVVPEIACLLGFFAMTMIIGWIFLFRKVRSGL, encoded by the coding sequence ATGGGTAGATTATTCGCTTCAGCTCATAAAGAGCTGCTCCTGCTCTGGCGGGATCGGGCCGGGATGCTGGTGCTGTTTGTCATGCCTGCGGTATTGGTTTTAGTCATCACTCTGGTTCAGGAAAATATCTATAAAATCACCGGCGAAAGTCAAACAAATGTCCTTTTTGTCGATAACGACAAGAGCGATCTTGGATCAGCAATTGAAAACGAACTGAAAAAACTTGGGGCAATTAATCTTGTTAAAGACCTTGATGGCGGCATGATAGATGCCGAATCGATGATCGCAGCCATCCAGCAAGGGGACTATCAGTTCGGTGTTCTCGTTCCTGAGGCTCTTACGGAATCATTACGCAAGAGCGCCAGGATAGAAATTGAGCGAACCTTTTCGCAGGAAAAAGTATCAAGCGAGGCACTTACGGCTTCGGATATTGTGGTATATTTTGATCCGGCGGTGCGGGTGGGATTCAGGGCTGCAGTGATAAATCTGGTGGACCGGGTAGTTATCCGAAACGAAGTAAAAGAGAAGATCGCCGCATTTTCCGAGAAACTTCCAGGAGAGATCGGCAGAATGATCCGGGAAACCATGGGGCCGATTTTTGAAAGACAATTCGCCCTTGGCAATCCGCAGATGAATTTTTCCTGGAGCGAAGAAAGAATTGTCGCGGTCCGCGAAGAACTGGCCTTTAAGAGCGGCTACGAACGAACGCCTTCCTCTGTCCAGCAGAATGTTCCTGCCTGGTCGCTCTTCGGCATTTTCTTTATTGTGGTGCCCATGGCCGGATCGCTCATTGTTGAACGCCAGGAGGGCACCCTTGCCAGACTTCTGACGATGCCTGTCTCCTATCTTACTTTACTCTCCGGCAAGGTAATGGCCTATCTGCTGGTCTGTTGCTGCCAGTTTGCGCTTATCGTATTGATCGGTCTCTATCTATTGCCTGTGCTCGGCACCCCGGCCCTGGAAATGGGCTCTGGCTTCCTGCCGGTTATTGCTGTACTATTTAGTGCTGCTCTTGCTGCCACAGGGTATGGAATCATGCTGGGCACCATTTCAAGGACCTTTGAGCAGGCCTCGATGTTCGGCGCCATTTCCGTGGTCATCGCCGCCGCTCTCGGCGGCATCATGGTGCCGGTCTATGCCATGCCGAAAATCATGCAGCAGATCAGCGTTGTGTCACCATTAAACTGGGCTCTGGAAGCATTTATGGATATCTTTGTGCGCGGCGGCGGGATCAGCGATGTGGTTCCTGAGATAGCCTGCCTGTTAGGTTTTTTCGCAATGACCATGATCATCGGCTGGATATTTCTTTTCAGGAAAGTGCGCTCGGGATTATGA
- a CDS encoding ABC transporter ATP-binding protein, whose protein sequence is MVDNTQRIADPAQYSLVIKNITKQYKGAPRPALAGLDIAIRQGEIFGLLGPNGAGKTTAISIMSTLLRPDSGTVSICGVDALAHPGKVRNLISLVPQHIALYLELTARENLNYFGRLFGLKGSDLKIQVEEALVMVGLENRADQQIYTYSGGMKRRANLAVGVLNRPRVLFLDEPTVGIDAQSRNLILEKLQHLRDSGTTMVYTTHYMEEAQALCSSVLVIDQGQMVACGRPTELIDQQPDCANLEDLFFHLTGKNLRD, encoded by the coding sequence ATGGTTGATAATACGCAACGCATTGCCGATCCGGCCCAATATTCCCTAGTTATAAAAAATATCACCAAGCAATATAAAGGCGCTCCCCGCCCGGCGCTGGCAGGTCTTGACATTGCAATCCGGCAGGGAGAAATCTTTGGACTCCTCGGCCCCAATGGCGCCGGAAAGACCACGGCGATTTCGATCATGAGTACCCTGCTGCGGCCGGACAGCGGCACGGTTTCGATCTGCGGCGTCGACGCCCTGGCCCATCCCGGAAAAGTAAGAAACCTGATCAGCCTGGTGCCTCAGCACATCGCCCTTTACCTGGAATTAACCGCCAGAGAAAATCTTAATTATTTCGGCAGACTTTTTGGCCTGAAGGGAAGTGATCTGAAAATTCAGGTGGAAGAAGCCCTTGTTATGGTTGGTCTGGAGAACCGGGCGGACCAGCAGATTTATACCTATTCCGGCGGCATGAAAAGACGGGCCAATCTTGCCGTCGGGGTTTTGAACCGCCCCAGGGTCCTTTTCCTCGATGAGCCCACGGTGGGCATTGACGCCCAGTCAAGGAACCTGATTCTCGAAAAATTACAGCACTTAAGAGACAGCGGCACAACCATGGTCTATACCACCCATTACATGGAAGAGGCGCAGGCCCTGTGTTCCTCTGTTCTGGTAATTGACCAGGGGCAAATGGTTGCCTGCGGCAGGCCGACTGAACTCATTGATCAGCAGCCCGATTGCGCAAATCTTGAGGACCTGTTTTTTCATCTCACCGGCAAGAATCTCAGGGACTAA
- a CDS encoding BtrH N-terminal domain-containing protein: MKIDFTHRQSAHCENGVTANLISHYGINVSEAMAFGIGAGIFFGYIPFIKLNNLPLTTFRSATGAIFNRATRALGVKVKTEKFRNPEKAMDALDAKIADGIPVGLQTGAWWLPYFPPAYRFHFNMHNLVVFGTKDGEYLISDPVFPEPVICGRHDLMMARFAKGPLPPKGKMYYLTEVPETIDMARAVKLGIKAASKAMLKYPLPIIGISGMRYLAKRLELWPEKLGMEKAILSLGQVVRMQEEIGTGGAGFRFIYAAFLQEAADVLGNDRFLELSREMTAIGDRWREFAVKAARNCKGRAQQEDSYPAMAEVIRDCAAREERLFQELLDLVS; this comes from the coding sequence ATGAAAATAGACTTTACGCACAGACAGTCCGCCCATTGTGAAAACGGTGTGACTGCAAACCTCATATCCCATTATGGAATAAATGTTTCCGAGGCCATGGCATTCGGCATCGGTGCCGGAATTTTTTTTGGCTATATCCCGTTTATTAAACTCAACAACCTGCCGCTCACCACTTTCAGATCAGCCACCGGGGCGATTTTCAACCGGGCCACCAGGGCACTGGGGGTCAAAGTCAAGACAGAGAAATTCCGCAATCCTGAAAAGGCCATGGATGCCCTTGATGCAAAAATTGCTGATGGTATTCCCGTGGGGCTTCAGACCGGCGCCTGGTGGCTGCCGTATTTTCCGCCCGCCTACCGGTTTCATTTCAACATGCATAATCTGGTGGTCTTCGGTACCAAAGACGGTGAGTACCTGATCAGCGATCCGGTTTTTCCTGAGCCGGTTATCTGCGGTCGCCATGACCTGATGATGGCGCGTTTTGCAAAAGGGCCGCTGCCTCCTAAGGGTAAGATGTATTATCTCACTGAGGTTCCTGAAACAATTGATATGGCACGCGCCGTAAAACTGGGGATCAAAGCAGCCTCAAAGGCGATGCTCAAATACCCTTTACCGATCATCGGGATTTCCGGCATGCGTTATCTTGCAAAGCGGCTTGAACTCTGGCCTGAAAAACTGGGTATGGAAAAAGCCATCCTGTCCCTTGGCCAAGTGGTGCGGATGCAGGAGGAAATCGGCACCGGCGGCGCTGGTTTCCGTTTCATCTATGCGGCATTCCTTCAGGAAGCGGCGGATGTCTTGGGCAATGACCGGTTCCTCGAACTTTCAAGGGAGATGACCGCAATCGGCGACCGCTGGCGTGAGTTTGCGGTCAAGGCCGCAAGAAACTGTAAAGGCCGCGCTCAGCAAGAGGATTCCTATCCGGCAATGGCCGAGGTTATTCGCGATTGCGCCGCCCGGGAAGAAAGGCTTTTTCAGGAGCTTCTTGACCTGGTTTCCTGA
- a CDS encoding B12-binding domain-containing radical SAM protein, giving the protein MSVTNNSILLVHPLGYKTESAGKDISRMTNIMPPLGLASIAAYLEARGIEVSIIDCYAHPDSDRLIKDCINQKKPAFLGLSCTTSSFMDGVRISKLAKAALPQIQTVFGGVHVSALKNKALENFGEVDFVIVGEGEQTLAELVASDGHDVGSIQGLIHRQGSEVIFNGHREKALDLDTLPFPAYEKLAGYPEAYKLPIFNYPKAPNTSCISSRGCPYACSYCDRSVFRRSFRYNSAEYLYEHLKYLKDRFGIRHINFYDDQFTFNRKRVEDFTNLIMDKSLGMTFNCAVRAEHIDFELLRQMKAAGCWMISLGIETGDEDLLAQHRQNADLKMLAEKIRLIKKAGIRTKGLLMMGLPGETESSVRKSMDYVFSLPIDDFNLAKFTPFPGSPIYENIHQLGTFEEDWEKMDCMQFIFVPNGMEKARMEELFQEFYKTHYTRPKVLLGYVAMLWKSPDSWIRFARNIGDFWRFAHSNKRLGEEQ; this is encoded by the coding sequence ATGTCAGTAACTAATAACAGCATACTCCTTGTCCATCCCCTGGGTTATAAAACGGAATCCGCCGGCAAAGACATCTCGCGGATGACCAATATCATGCCGCCCCTTGGGCTTGCAAGTATTGCGGCCTATCTTGAGGCGCGCGGCATTGAGGTTTCGATAATCGATTGTTATGCCCATCCTGATTCGGATCGGCTTATCAAGGATTGTATCAATCAGAAGAAACCGGCTTTTCTGGGGTTGAGCTGCACCACATCGAGCTTTATGGATGGTGTGAGAATCTCCAAACTCGCCAAGGCAGCCCTGCCGCAGATACAAACCGTGTTCGGCGGTGTGCATGTCTCGGCCCTTAAAAATAAGGCGCTTGAAAATTTTGGGGAAGTTGATTTTGTTATCGTCGGTGAGGGTGAGCAGACCCTGGCTGAGCTCGTTGCTTCAGACGGCCATGATGTGGGATCTATCCAGGGGCTCATCCATCGCCAAGGTTCCGAGGTGATTTTTAACGGCCACCGTGAGAAAGCCCTTGATCTGGACACGCTGCCGTTTCCGGCATACGAGAAACTGGCAGGTTACCCCGAGGCCTATAAGCTGCCGATTTTTAATTACCCCAAAGCACCCAACACCAGCTGCATCTCAAGCCGCGGCTGCCCCTATGCCTGCAGTTATTGCGATCGATCGGTTTTTCGCAGGAGTTTTCGCTACAACTCCGCAGAATACCTCTATGAGCACCTGAAATATCTCAAAGACCGCTTCGGAATCCGCCATATCAATTTTTATGACGACCAGTTTACTTTCAACCGCAAACGGGTTGAGGATTTCACCAATTTGATCATGGATAAGTCTCTGGGCATGACTTTCAACTGTGCGGTGCGGGCCGAGCATATTGATTTTGAACTGCTCCGGCAGATGAAGGCTGCCGGCTGCTGGATGATCAGTCTGGGAATTGAGACCGGTGACGAGGATCTTCTTGCCCAGCACCGCCAGAATGCAGATCTCAAGATGCTTGCCGAGAAAATCCGCTTGATCAAGAAGGCCGGGATCCGTACTAAAGGGTTGCTGATGATGGGATTGCCGGGGGAAACGGAAAGCAGTGTCCGCAAAAGCATGGATTATGTGTTTTCACTGCCCATTGATGATTTCAACCTGGCGAAATTCACGCCGTTTCCCGGTTCGCCGATTTATGAAAATATTCATCAGCTGGGCACCTTTGAAGAGGACTGGGAAAAAATGGATTGCATGCAGTTTATTTTTGTGCCAAATGGCATGGAAAAGGCGCGCATGGAGGAATTGTTTCAGGAATTTTATAAGACCCATTATACCCGGCCTAAAGTATTGCTGGGCTATGTGGCCATGCTCTGGAAATCGCCGGACAGCTGGATACGTTTTGCCCGAAATATTGGAGATTTCTGGCGGTTTGCCCATAGTAATAAGCGATTGGGCGAGGAACAATGA
- a CDS encoding beta-ketoacyl synthase, protein MTAFGNLDATWSGLVENRTALTGVKIGGAKLWPLGVVPGLVDAFGSHQRLDALLERLLDDLPDIPADTALIVATTKGAVDELLHHPKKPARQQPWDIAANLAQRLDLTGQTSTVSAACASGTLALIHGAQLVISGEADQVLVVGVDLLSQFVTGGFLKLHALSPEPCRPFDKNRNGLSLGEGAGYALLTTREIAGAKGLPKLASIVDWGVACDASHITAPCKQASGLIAAIRQITEKGHVIGAINAHGTGTPYNDAMEMRAFKELWPAIPTFHSVKGAIGHCLGAAGIIEAAIAIRSLQEGFIPPTVGHVTSEPDVSGVSGSRSLELLYPSILSCNSGFGGINAAVLFSLRVNT, encoded by the coding sequence ATGACTGCCTTCGGAAATCTCGATGCTACCTGGTCAGGTCTTGTGGAAAACCGCACCGCCCTGACCGGGGTGAAGATCGGCGGCGCAAAACTCTGGCCCCTGGGAGTTGTTCCAGGGCTTGTTGATGCTTTCGGCAGTCATCAGCGTCTCGATGCGCTCCTTGAAAGGCTCCTTGATGACCTGCCGGATATCCCGGCTGATACCGCCTTGATTGTTGCCACCACCAAGGGAGCGGTTGACGAATTGCTTCATCATCCGAAAAAACCAGCAAGACAACAGCCCTGGGATATTGCTGCGAATCTTGCGCAAAGGCTGGATTTGACCGGGCAGACCTCCACGGTGAGCGCCGCCTGCGCCTCAGGCACTCTGGCTTTGATTCATGGGGCGCAGCTTGTTATCTCTGGTGAAGCGGATCAGGTGCTGGTGGTTGGCGTTGACCTCCTGAGTCAATTTGTTACCGGAGGTTTTTTAAAACTTCATGCCCTTTCCCCGGAGCCATGCCGGCCCTTTGACAAAAACCGCAACGGTTTATCTCTGGGGGAAGGGGCTGGCTACGCCTTACTGACCACAAGGGAGATTGCTGGGGCAAAAGGATTGCCGAAACTCGCTTCCATTGTTGATTGGGGCGTTGCCTGCGATGCAAGCCATATCACCGCACCTTGCAAGCAGGCAAGCGGTCTTATCGCCGCAATCCGACAGATAACTGAAAAAGGGCATGTGATCGGGGCAATTAATGCACACGGCACCGGGACTCCGTACAATGATGCCATGGAAATGCGTGCTTTTAAAGAGTTGTGGCCCGCGATTCCAACATTCCATTCGGTGAAAGGCGCAATAGGTCATTGCCTGGGCGCAGCAGGGATAATCGAGGCGGCCATCGCCATCCGAAGTCTGCAGGAAGGATTTATCCCGCCCACCGTCGGGCATGTCACTTCAGAACCTGATGTTTCAGGAGTTTCCGGAAGCAGATCCCTTGAATTGCTATATCCCTCCATACTTTCATGCAATTCCGGATTTGGCGGAATCAATGCCGCGGTATTATTCTCTCTCAGGGTAAATACATAA